A region of the Agrobacterium sp. RAC06 genome:
GCGTGATGCGCTGTTTGATCCCGTGCGCAAGACGCCGATGCATGCCTATGAAGTCTCACAGGGTGCCGTCTATGAAGATGTCGGCAACTGGAAGCGCGCCTGGTATTACCCGAAGGCGGGCGAAGACATGCATGCCGCCGTCAACCGCGAATGCAAGACGGTGCGTGACGCAGCCGGCGTGTTCAACGCCTCGACGCTCGGCAAGATCGAGGTTGTCGGTCCCGATGCTGCCGAGTTCCTGAACCTAATGTATACCAATGCCTGGGACACGCTGAAGCCCGGCAAGGCGCGCTACGGCATCATGACGCGCGAAGACGGCTTCATCTATGACGACGGCGTCGTCGGGCGTCTCTCCGAGGACCGCTTCCACGTGACCACCACGACGGGCGGTGCGCCGCGTGTCATGCACCACATGGAAGACTATCTGCAGACGGAATTCCCGCATCTGAAGGTCTGGCTCACCTCGACCACCGAACAATGGGCTGTCATCGCCGTCCAGGGTCCGAAGGCCCGTGACATCATCGCGCCTTTCGTCGAGGGCATCGACATCTCGAACGAGGCCTTCCCGCATATGAGCGTGGCCGAAGGCAAGTTCTGCGGCGTGCCGACGCGCCTGTTCCGCGTGTCGTTCACCGGCGAGCTCGGTTTCGAAGTCAATGTTCCCGCCGATTTCGGCGCTGACGTCTTCCAGAAGACCTGGGAGCGTGCCCAATCGCTCGGCGCTTGCCTCTATGGCACCGAGACCATGCACGTGCTGCGCGCCGAAAAGGGCTATATCATCGTCGGTCAGGACACCGACGGTACGCTGACGGCTGATGATGCCGGCCTCTCCTGGGCGGTGTCGAAGAAGAAGACCGACTTTGTCGGTATTCGCGGCATGAAGCGTCCGGATCTGGTCAAGGAAGGCCGCAAGCAGCTCGTCGGCATCTTCACCAAGGATCCGAACGAAGTTCTGGAAGAGGGCGCCCAGATCGTCGCCAATCCGAACCAGCCGAAGCCGATGACCATGCTTGGCCACGTCACCTCGTCCTACTGGTCGGAAAATCTCGGTCGCTCGATTGCGATCGCCATGGTGGCCGGTGGCCGCGCCCGCATGGGCGAGACGCTTTATGTGCCGATGAAGGACAAGACCATTGCGGTTGAGGTTACCGACATGGTGTTCGTTGACAAGGAAGGAGGCCGCATCCATGGCTGATATGTCTGTTGCAGACCGCAAGACCGTTCTTGCCGGCTTCCACGGCGGCAGCGCCAAGGTGCGTCTCACACCGGCACTTCCCGCCACCCGCGTCTCGCTGCGCGCTGGTGCGGACGCCGTTGCCGGGCTTTCGAAGTCGCTCGGCCTGAAGCTGCCGACAAAGCCCAAAACGTCCGCCTCGGTCAAGGGCCGCACGGCCTTCTGGATCGGTCCGGACGAATGGTTCCTGATCGACGAGAAGGGTGCAGAGCTGATGGCCGACTGCGCCGCCTCCGGCGTGGTTCATTCGGCCACCGACATCTCCCACCGCAACACCGCGATTATCGTCTCGGGTCCGGCTGCCGCCGACACGCTTAACGCTGCCTGCCCGCTCGACCTCTCGCTCGCCGCGTTCCCTGTGGGGGCCGTGACGCGCACGGTGTTCGGCAAGATCGAGATCATCCTCTACCGCGTCGAGGAAGAGACGTTT
Encoded here:
- a CDS encoding sarcosine oxidase subunit gamma — encoded protein: MADMSVADRKTVLAGFHGGSAKVRLTPALPATRVSLRAGADAVAGLSKSLGLKLPTKPKTSASVKGRTAFWIGPDEWFLIDEKGAELMADCAASGVVHSATDISHRNTAIIVSGPAAADTLNAACPLDLSLAAFPVGAVTRTVFGKIEIILYRVEEETFRVECWRSFAEYAFGMLSEGAEDASL